In a single window of the Bacteroidales bacterium genome:
- the grpE gene encoding nucleotide exchange factor GrpE, with the protein MDEINDNRIDEEAKTCNTEQKDQSDKNNSSENEHDDLQKEIDDYKNQIEEWKDKYTRLFAEFDNYKKRTRQERFDLINSAGADIISDLLLVVDDFERALSSLEVSDDIDSVKEGYNLIYNKLINTLKRRGLEPLDSLGNDFDTDLHEAVSMVASEDKKGKVVEVVQKGYKLKDKVLRYAKVVVGN; encoded by the coding sequence ATGGACGAAATTAACGATAATCGTATAGATGAAGAGGCAAAAACATGCAATACTGAACAAAAAGACCAATCTGATAAAAATAATTCTAGCGAGAATGAGCATGATGACCTTCAAAAAGAGATAGATGATTATAAAAATCAAATTGAAGAATGGAAGGATAAATATACTAGGCTTTTTGCAGAATTTGATAACTATAAAAAAAGAACAAGACAAGAACGTTTTGATTTAATAAATTCTGCAGGAGCTGACATAATATCAGATTTGTTGCTTGTTGTTGATGATTTTGAAAGAGCATTGTCAAGTTTAGAAGTTTCTGACGATATAGACTCTGTTAAAGAAGGTTACAATCTTATTTATAATAAGCTTATAAATACTTTGAAGCGAAGAGGCTTAGAACCACTTGATTCATTAGGCAATGATTTTGACACTGATCTTCATGAGGCTGTTTCTATGGTGGCTTCAGAAGATAAAAAAGGAAAAGTTGTTGAAGTTGTCCAAAAAGGTTATAAGCTAAAAGAC